The DNA window GATCACCACATCCGGCTTGGTATTCTTGATCACCAGCTCCGCACACACAGGGATCTCAAAAGCCCCCGGCACCCGGTAAACCGTGATCACCGCATTCGGGGCCAGCTCTTCCAGCTCCTCCCGGCCCGCATCCAGCAGACCCTGGACAAACTGGTTGTTGTAGAGGCTGGCCACGATCGCGATGGAAACGCGATCCTGCACCGGCAGTGGACGACTTGGACCGTATTGTGACATGATGGATTGAAAAGAATTTCTCAGCGCCTGGATGCCGTCTTCTTCACAGCTTGTGACCCAGTTTTTTCTTCTTGGTGGCCAGGTATTTTTCGTTGTGCGGATTCGGTTCAGAGATCACCGGCACCTGCTCCGTGATCTCCAGTTTGTGCCCTTCCAGGCCCACCACCTTGCGCGGATTGTTGGTCATCAGGCGGATCTTCCGCACCCCCAGGTCGGAGATGATCTGGGCACCGATGCCGTAGTCCCGCAGGTCCATCGCAAAGCCCAGCTGCAAATTCGCCTCCACCGTGTCCAGCCCCTGCTCCTGCAACTTGTAGGCCATGATCTTGCCATGCAGGCCGATCCCCCTCCCCTCATGCCCGCGCATGTAGATGATGATGCCGCGCCCCGCCTCCGCCACCTTGCTCATCGCCGCATGCAGCTGGCTGCCGCAATCACAGCGGCGGGAGGCGAAAATGTCACCCGTCAGGCACTCGCTGTGCACTCTCACCAGCGTCGGCGTTTCGGCATCAATGTCCCCCATCACCAGCGCCACATGGTGCACCCCGTCCAGGCTGCTTTTATAAAGGTGCAGTTTAAAGACGCCATAGTCCGTCGGCATATCCACCTCCTCGATCCTCTCCACCAGCTTCTCACTCCGGCGGCGGAAGGCGATCAGATCCGCAATGGACCCGATCTTCAGCTTGTGCTTCTTCGCAAATTTCTTCAGGTCCGGCATCCGCGCCATCGTCCCGTCCGGGTTCATGATCTCGATCAGCACCCCGGCCTCCCGCAGCCCGGCCAGCCGGCACAGGTCCACCGCAGCCTCCGTATGCCCCGCCCGCCGCAGCACTCCGCCCGGCTTGGCCACCAGAGGATTGATGTGCCCCGGCTGCACAAAATCGGCAATCGTGCTCTTCGCTCCCGCCAGCAGCCGGATCGTCCGCGCCCGGTCGGCTGAGCTGATCCCCGTCGTGATTCCCTCCGCCGCATCCACCGTCACGGTGAAATCCGTGCGGAAAGCTTCCCGGTTCTCCGGCACCATGCTTTCCAGGTTCAGCTGCTGCGCGATCTGCAGCGAGACCGGCACACACAGCATGCCGCCGCCTTCCCGCACCATAAAGGTCACCATCTCCGGCGTGATCGCCTCCGCAGCACAGATCAGGTCGCCTTCGTTCTCCCGGTCCTCATCATCGGTGACGATCACCATGCGCCCGGCACGGATGTCCGCAATGACGGATTCGACAGAGTCGCACACGTGAGTCTTTTTACTGGGCATAGGGAGATTGGAAAGAGCCGCGCCACTGACCGGTCGTCAGCCGCTGGGGGAACACGATTCTAGCCGCTCGGCGGCTCTATTCCAGTGCCTATTTCTACTTTTAGCCGGATTCCTCGATTCAGCTCGATGTCACACTTTGCAGTCGCTGGCCGCCATCAATCGCGGTGGCCGGGTTTGGCCACCACATGCACCTCCACATGCCGGCTCCACACCTGCGCGATCCCCAGCCACAACACCGGCACCATGAGCACAAAATACCTCGGCAGGCAGGGGGCCAGGGTGCTTCCGCCCAGATAAAAAGCTGCAAACCCCATCAGCAGCCACACCTCCGCAGGCACCGTCCTCCAGAACCGCAGCCCCAGCAGCCCCGCCACCACCGCCATAAAAATCACCGGCCCGTTAAACAGGATCAGGGTGATCGTCCGCAGTTCCTCCGCCTGGTGCGATCTCGGAAAGCCAAAGGCCAGCCGCGTCAGATTGCAGGCCCAGTTGTAGGCCACCCGCGCCGGATTCTCCTTAAAATTGGCCACCGCCGCCTCCTTGAACATCTTCTCCCGCTCCAGGATGGAATGCGAATGCACCTCCTTGTAAAACTCACTGTGCAAGGGGGCCACCTCCGGCAGGCTGTGCACATCCGCCTTGCCAAACCAATGACCGTTTTCCCCCTCATGATGGCTGCTCATCCAGTACAGCAGTTCCCCGCTGTTGGTGGACCAGCATAGAAACTGCCCCGTCTTCGCCTGCGTATAGGCCAGATACGGCGTGCAGAAGAGGAACGCCCCGCCCAAAATCACCAGGGCACGGGCCAGCTTCTGCCGCCACGGCGGGATCATCATCAGGACCAGGCACAGCACTGCAGTCGCCATCAGCACATGGCCAAAGAACACGCGCGTCAGAATCAGCCAGCCCAAAAAGAAAGCCGCTGCCGCCGTCCATCTCCGGCCCCGGTCCCGTAACGCATGGGTAAAGCTCCACATAAATCCCGTCAGCAAAAACATGGACAGCGGCTCGCTCATCAGCGCAAAGCCCATCCACACCAGCGTGGGATGAAAGGCCGTCAGAGCCGCCCCGGCAAAAGCCCACCCTGCCCCCGCATACCGGCGCACCGTCAGCCAGACAAAGAAAGTGGCTCCCCCCATAAAAAAAGCGTTCAGCAGCCGCGCCCCCAACACCGCTGCGGGGCTCCCTGTAAATGGCATCAGCACCACCGGATACCCCGGCCCGTTCACAAAATTCGGCTCCTGGTCCGTCACGTAGAAACCCTTCGTGAAGTTCATCGCATACTCCAGATACCGCGCCTCATCCCAGATGGGCTCCTCCGAATGCCTCATGACCGCCAGGACCCCATAGATCAAAATCACCCCCACCATCAAAAACAGACCGGGCCGGTTGGAGGATAAAGGAACTTCGTGGGTGGATGCCATCCAGATACAGAAACGGCACTTACGAAAGAGCGCCAGCAAAGTTTTCAATTCATATCCTCAGATTCAACCTCATCCCCCTCCACGTCCATAATCCCCACTTGCCGGGATCATTCGTCACCCGTCATTCGTCACCCGTCATTCGTCATTCGTCATTCGTCATTCGTCATTCCTCATTCGCCATCCGTCATCCTTTCCCCATTCAGCATACTGCATTCTGCATTCTTCCGCACCCCAAGAGTGCCCAACATACATCCCAAAATGACCACCTGGGGCATTCGGTGTCGGCTGGCCAGATATCTGCTCGTTTGATGCTTGAGCTTCAATCGCCCCCCTAAGCACTGATGAATGACACCCCCCTTCCCTGGTCCATTTTGCGGTCCGCCTTTGCCGCTGTCACAAGCCTTGCCTGTCCCCTCTTTTTAACCTGCCTGCCAGCTTCTGCAGCCACCGTTTATTGGGACATCAATGGCAGCGCTGCAGGAGCAGGTGGAGCCTCCCCTTCCGGCACCTGGAGTTCAGTGACCGAGTTTTGGAATTCGCTCGCCGATGGCACCGGCGTTCCCGCCGCATGGACTCCGGGCAATATCGCCGCCTTCTCCGCTGGCCTGGATGCCACCGGCCCCTTTACGGTTACCGTGGATGGCGTTCAGAGCATCTCCGGCCTGCGTTTTGAACGAGGCCAGGTCACCTTGTCTGAGGGCACACTCTCACTCGCTGCCGATTCAGATGCCTTTGTCGCCAGCTCAGTCCAGGCTACCCTCAACTCCTTGCTGACGGGTAGCACCCGCTTCACCAAAACCGGTGAGGGCTCCCTCACCCTCACGGGTCAGAGTTCTGGCTTCACCGGTGCCATGGTCCTTCAAGAAGGAACCCTTCGTGCCATAGGCCCGAACACACACACCCTGGGCCAGGGCACACTGGAACTCAACGGCGGCACACTTCACCTGATGAATAACGGTAACATCACCTTGGGCCGCAATACCACGCTTAACGGCGCGGCGTCTATCATTGCGGACGGTCTCGGCACAGGAACAGCCGTGGACACCACATTCACCTTTGGGACTCTGAATGTCGCCACTGCCAGCTCTCTCAGCGTCACGCGCGGCAGCAGCATCACTGGCTCCCTTTATGGACGCGCGACCTTCGGAGCCACGACTTTGGCTGAAAATTTAACGGTCAATCTGGGTGAACGGGCTATCACCACCCTAGGGGCGATCACCGAATCTGGCGGTTCGCGCACCCTGGTTTACAACGGTGTCTCTTCATCTTCATCCATTCTCATCCTGAATGGTGCCAGCACCCACACCGGCGGCATTATCATCAATTCCGGAAGGGTCTATGCCAACGTGGCCAATTCGCTGGGGGCCGTCGGAACGCAGACTCAGGTCAATGCCGGAACATTGGATTTGCGCAACGCAAACTCGGCTGTTGACCGCCATCTCATATACAACGGCACGGCCACCCTTAACCTCATCAACAACGGCACCGTCATTTGGAATGTCGGCAGCCTCACTCACACGGCCGGTAACCTTACGATCAGTTCTGGCCCCTCCTCATCCACCAATGTGACCCCTCGCGTTCACACCTTGAGCGCAGATGTCGCCCTCAACGGCAACCTGACTTTGGCTTCTGCCGTCATCACCACCTTCATTATGAAAGGGGCCGTCTCCGAGGTCGGCGGCATCAGCAGAAACGTCATTAAAAGCGGCCTCGGATTGGTCCGGCTCGATAACATTTTCAGTCACTCCGGCACCACCACCATCAGCAATGGCATCCTCCAGCTTGGCGTGGACAATGCCCTGCCTTCCGGAGCCATGAAAGGCAACGTCTCCATGAACCCTGGGAATGCTCTCACCGCCGTTCTCGATCTCAACGGCTTTGACCAGACCCTGAATGGCATCTCCAACTCAGGCCTCGGCACCAGCCGCATTGACAATACCGCCGCCGAGGCCGTCACACTGACCTTGGGTGCAGGAGATGCCAGCGGCCTTTTCACCGGTGCCATCCAAAACACCGGAGGTGCCCTCACCCTCATCAAGACTGGCAGCGGAGTCCAGGCGCTGATGGGAACAAACACTTATACAGGCGGCACCTTCGTCAATGGCGGGGTGCTGGTGTATGGCAATCTGCTGGCGCAGCCCGCCACCGGCACCACGGAAGTGGCCGCAGCGGGCACCCTCGGCCTGGGTGTGGGCGGCACCGGCTTTTATTCCTCCGCTGATGTGGATGCGCTCTTTGCCAATACCCTGGCCAATGTCAATATGGCCGCCGGAGCCAGCGTCGGCATTGACACCACCGCAGGTGATTTTGAATACACCACCAGCCAGTCCGCCGCACGCGGCCTGGCCAAGACCGGCCCCAATGTGCTGACCCTCAGCGGCAATAACACTTATACCGGGGACACCCTCCTGGCTGGGGGCACCCTGTCCATTTCCTCGGACAGCAGCCTGGGGGCAGCGACCGGGGCACTGACCATGTTTTCCGGCACCACCCTGCGGATCACCGGCAGCAACAATCCCACCAGCACCCGCAACATCACCCTGCAAGGCGCGGCCACCTTTGAAGTGACCGAGGCAGATAACACTGTCACTCTGACTTCCGGTTTGAACCCCTCCGGCATTTTCACCAAGGCAGGGCCCGGCACGCTCCGCCTCACCGGTAACGTCACCAACACCGGCAACAGTATCCTCAGCGGCGGCATGCTGATTCCTGCCGGGATTTTTAACACAGGTGCCGGCACCACCACCGTGGGTTCTGCGGGCAGCCCCGGCACCCTTCTGCTGGGCCCAGGCTCCGAATACACCACCACCACCCTGGCCATCGGTACGGCGGTCAATTCCCTCGGCAGCGTGATCATCCGTGGAGGGGATGTGGATATCACCACAGAGGCGACTTCATCTGGCGTCGGTCTCGGTTCAACGGGCTATGGCGGTCTGTTCATGTCAGCAGGCAGCCTGACCACCAATCGTGTGGACTCGCTGGACGGGACCACTCCAGGTGCCGTTTCCGTCATTCAAATCACCGGCGGCACCCTCAACACCCGGCGGTACATCATGTTCCGCAACGAGCATTGGGAGTTCACCGTGAAAGGCGGTGAAGTGCTCAGGACGGGGGAACACATCGCACTGGGATTCCGCGGCAGTGCCACCGCCAGCGGGGCCATGACCGTCGCCGGAGGCCTGGTGGACAACAGCGGATTCCTGGTGACATTTGGCCAGCAAAACAACACCACCGCCCTTGCCACCACTCACCTCAACTTGAACGGCGGCACTCTCATCACCGGCCAGTTGCTTCACTATAACAACACCGGAACCAACACCACCTCCGCAGTCAATTTCAATGGCGGCCTTTTGAAGGCATCCGTCGCAACCAGCCTCTTTCTGGGTACCACCGGCAGCGGCGGCACAAGCACTCTGAAAGCCTATGTCAACGGAGCCTTTGGCAGCTTCGCCGGCGGAGCCAGGATTGATACCAACGGGGTCAATGTCACCATTCCCACACCACTCGTCGCCCCCACAGGCAACGGCGTGGCCAGCATCCCGGTCACGGCGGGCGGCAGCGGTTACATCGGGGCGCCTTATGTGGAAATCACGGGTGGTGGCGGCACGGGCGCAACGGCCTCCGCTGTGGTGGACATGGATCCTGCCAGCCTCACCTATGGCCAGTTGCTCAGCATCGTTGTCACCAATCCGGGCATCGGTTACACCTCTGAACCCACCATTACCCTCATCGGTGGCGGCGGCAGCGGCACCGTTCTCGGCACCGCCACCACCGCTGTCAATACCTCCGGTGGCCTCACGAAAACAGGTGAAGGCACGCTGACCCTCTCCGGGGCCAGCACCTATACCGGCGGGACTTTTATTAACGAAGGAACCCTCGCCCTCGGTATTAACAACGCCCTATTTGCTTCTGGCAGCGTGACCCTGGACGGCGGGGTGTTTGACCTGGTGGACTTTTCAAACAGCGTGGCCGGTGTGACTCTGCTGGACGGAGGCATCACCGGTGTCACAGGCGTCCTCACCTCGACCTCCGATTATGATCTTCGCCAGGGCAGCGTATCCGCCAATCTGGGCGGCAGTGTCGGATTAAACAAGACCACCGCTGGCACCGTCGCTCTCAGCGCCGCCAGTTCCTTCACCGGGCCCGTCAATGTAACCGGAGGCACCCTTGCCTTTGCTGCTGCTGACAACCTGGGCAGCGGTGGAGTTGGCAATACGATCTCGGTCAATGCCGCCACCCTTTCCTACTCGGGCAGCGGCAGCATGGAAGTGGGTGGCAACCGCGTACTCACCATCGGTGCAGGCGGTGCCGCCTTGGCAGCCAGCGATGCGGCTGGCGTCGTGATTTATTCAGCAGGTGTCACGACAGTAGGTTCCGGCCCGCTCACCAAGTCCGGACCTGGAACGGTCGTCCTTGCCGGGACCACCGACCTCAATGGTGGTTCCCTCATGGTGACGGAAGGGCGGCTCAGTGCAGGCTTCGGCACGGACGGCATCGCCAGCCTAACCGTCGGCTCCGCTGGTAACATGGATTTCAGCAACGGAGCCACCCAGACGCTCTCAGGTCTTATCGGCCTGACGCTTCAGGATGGGGCACGCCTGGGCTTTGAACTGGATGCCGGTTTCAATGATAGCCTCAATGCCCTGGTCGCAGCCTCTGTGACCGGGACCATCAACCTGGATTTCTTCAATACCGGCAGCGGTGTCTCCGCCACCACATACTCGTTGATCTCCGCCCCCGGCGGACTTCTGGGCGGCAGCTTTGTCGTCGGACAGGGCATCACCGGTTGGAATCTCACCCTCAACGCCACCGATACCCTGGTCAGCATCACCGCCAGCCAGCTCCAGCAGCAATACTGGCGCGGCGGGCATAACAGCTCCTGGGCCGCTCTCGGCTCCGGCCCTGTCAACTGGACCACCGACGCAGCCGGACTCGTCGCGGCCTCTCAGATACCATCCACTGGAGAAATCGTCGCCTTCAGCGCCGCCAATGCCCCCTTTACCAGCGGCTCGGAAATCACCACCACCCTGGATGCAGCCTTCACGCTCGGTGGCCTCATCTTTGACAGTGCCCCAGCAGGCATCAGCGCCGTGACACTCAATCCTGGCACCGGCGGCACCCTCACCCTTGCCCCCCAGTCCAGCCTAACGGGCCTGGATGTCCTGGACAATGCCGGAGCCGTCACCATCTCCGCACCGCTCATCGCGATGTCCAACCAGACCTGGCTCATCTCCGGCACGGGGGCATCACTGGCCATCACCGGCAGCGTCGAGTTTAACCAGGAAGTCATCAAAAAGGGTGCAGGCACCCTGACCCTCAGCGGACCTGGCACAGGGAGTGGCGGCATTCGGATGGATGAGGGCACGCTGAATCTGAACTCCCCCACCGCAGCTGGCAGCGGCACACTCATTTTCGCCACAGGCACCTCCGTTGGCAATACCTCCGCCGGCCCGGTCACCCTCACCACCAACAATCCTCAGGTCTGGAATGAATCACTCACCTTCACAGGCTCCCAGTCTCTGAACATGGGCGCCGGGGCTGTCTCGCTGAGAAGCAACATCACTCTTTCGGCCGTCACCGAAACTTTCACCATCGGTGGCATCATCTCCGATGCTGGCAATGGTTTTGGACTGACCAAAACAGGTCCCGGCACTCTCGCTCTCGGTGGTCTCAACAGCTACGGCGGAGCCACGGTTCTGAACGAAGGCACCCTCGTATTCGCAGCGAATCAAAACCTCACCGCCGCTACGAATACCCTCACCCTCGGGTCCGAGCCTGGCAGCACTTCAGCCTTCGCCCTGAATCTTACCACCGGCAGCGCCACCTTTGGCGGTCCAGTTCTGGTTCAAACCAACAACACAGTGGCCAATACGGTATCCATCGGTGCCGGGCAGACATTGCAGTTCAACAGCTCGCTCACCATCGGGTATAACTCCGAGCTGGCCTCCCGCACCCGCCTCACCCTCTCCGGCGATGGCACTTTCAAAATCGGCGATGTCGGATCACCCACCAATGCACCCGTGCAGGTGGGCAATGGCATGACCACCAGCATCAGCAATGCCGGGCTTCTCGACATGAGCGGACTGGCCACCTTTTACGCCAACCTCGGCACCGGCATCTTTCGCGTGGGTGATACTGTCAACGGTGGCGGTGGCGCAGGCGCTGGCGGGGGCGGTTCCACCGTCATCCTGGCGGCCAACAGCACCCTCATCGCCAGCATGATTTCCACCGACAGCCAGACTCTGGCCCCCCAGACCATCAGCCTCGGCTCCGGCACCAACTCCCTCTTTGCCAATACCCACCGGGTGGGCGGTGCTGCGGCACGTGGCAATGGCATTCTGAATTTCCACACCAGCACCGGCACGGTCCTCATCCGTAACTCTGCTGGCAATGACCGCGCCGTGATGACCGTCATGTCCGCCACGGCGGCTACCGCCGGAGCCCTCTTCGGCACGCTCGACTTTGCCGGTCACTATGCCGACATTTTGCTGAGCAGCCTCTCGGTGGGTACACGCAGCGCGGGATCCACCGGTGCAGGTACCGGCACCTTCACCTTTGACACCGGCATCCTGGATGCCACCACCGTGATCCTCGGCTCACGCACCGGCACCACCATGACGTCAGCCCTCATCACCGGCACCATGAACTTGGGAGGCACCACTGCCGGCACGGAAGTTATCTTCGGCAGCCTGACCATGGGCACCAACACGGTCAGCAGCGCCACTTCCACTGGAAATACCGTCTCCACTCTCAACATCAGCGGCATCGGCAGCACCGATATCGGCACGCTGACGATGGGAAACCTCAGCGTCACCGGTTCCGCTGTCATCAGCAGTGTCCTCCGGGCCAGCGGCATTACGGCCACCGTCAATATCAGCGGCAGTACCACCACCCTTGGCAGCCTCAGCATGGCGGTCAATTCCTCAAACTCCGCCATCGCCACCACAGCCGCCTCCGCCCTCAATATCAGCGGTGGCAGTGTCTCCGTCACCGGCGGCATCCACATGGGTGCCACCAGTGTGAATGAACTGAACATCATCAACAATGAAATCAACATCACCGGCACCGGGAGCCTGACGGTGGGCGGGGACATCACCTACACCAACGGCATCGGCACGGAGAACATCAGCGTCACCCTGGATGGCGGCAGCCTGGACATGGGCGGCTTTGGCATCGGCTCTGCCAGTGCTCCAGTCGTCTTCAATGCCGGGTCCGGCTCTCTGCAAAACCTGGCCGCCTTGAATGACGGAGCCGGTCTTGTCAAGACCACCTCCGGCAGTCTCATCGTCGCCGGAGTCAATGCCTATGCCGGCCCCACCACGGTGTCTGACGGCGTCTTTCAGCTTGGCAATGGCACCTCTGGTTCCCTCACCGGCACCGGACTGGTGACCGTGGTCAAAACCGGCACGGACCTTTCTGCCGCCCCCGTTTTTTCCGGCGGCTCCAATGGAGTACTTGGTGCCGGAGTCATCGCCGGTTCTGTCCTCATCGGCGACCTCGACGTGGCAGGCAACCGGGGCATCCTTGCCCCCGGTCTTGGCAACACTGCCACCAGCAACCAGACGCTCATCATTCAAGGCGAAAGTGGCCTGACCGTCGCTGGCGGCTCCCAGCTTCAGCTTTCCATCACCCTGCCCACCCTCAACGACAGCGACCTGCTCGCCGCCCTGAGTTCAGGCACCCAGGCCAGCGTCCTCGCCTATATCCTGGATGCCTCCCCCACCTGGGTCACCGGTGCGCCGGATGCCTTTGGCGATCACGACTACATCCAGATGACCACAGGCCCGCTTTATCTTGGCAGCCGGGACGGTGGGCTGGGCAACGGCACGGTATCCATTCTCGACCATGGTTATTCCTCCGTCGCCGAAGCTGGCGATGTCTTCAACTTGCTGGATTGGACCGGCCTGATGGGCGGCAGCTTCAACGCCAACGGCACCCAGTATTCCATCGGCGGCATTCATGGTGACTTTGACCTGCCCTCCCTTCCTGGAAACCTGGCTTGGGACACCAGCGCCTTTACCAGCCACGGCGTGCTGGCCGTCATCATCGTGCCTGAGCCCGGCCACATGCAACTGCTCCTGCTGGGCCTGTTTGGCATCCTTCACCATCGCCGCCGTCCTGCACGCAGGCAGCCTTGAATGACCAGGTCTCAAGGCGGGCCTGGAACCTCTCCTGCGCCTGCTCACA is part of the Prosthecobacter sp. SYSU 5D2 genome and encodes:
- a CDS encoding bifunctional 3,4-dihydroxy-2-butanone-4-phosphate synthase/GTP cyclohydrolase II, with the protein product MCDSVESVIADIRAGRMVIVTDDEDRENEGDLICAAEAITPEMVTFMVREGGGMLCVPVSLQIAQQLNLESMVPENREAFRTDFTVTVDAAEGITTGISSADRARTIRLLAGAKSTIADFVQPGHINPLVAKPGGVLRRAGHTEAAVDLCRLAGLREAGVLIEIMNPDGTMARMPDLKKFAKKHKLKIGSIADLIAFRRRSEKLVERIEEVDMPTDYGVFKLHLYKSSLDGVHHVALVMGDIDAETPTLVRVHSECLTGDIFASRRCDCGSQLHAAMSKVAEAGRGIIIYMRGHEGRGIGLHGKIMAYKLQEQGLDTVEANLQLGFAMDLRDYGIGAQIISDLGVRKIRLMTNNPRKVVGLEGHKLEITEQVPVISEPNPHNEKYLATKKKKLGHKL
- a CDS encoding glycosyltransferase family 39 protein, yielding MASTHEVPLSSNRPGLFLMVGVILIYGVLAVMRHSEEPIWDEARYLEYAMNFTKGFYVTDQEPNFVNGPGYPVVLMPFTGSPAAVLGARLLNAFFMGGATFFVWLTVRRYAGAGWAFAGAALTAFHPTLVWMGFALMSEPLSMFLLTGFMWSFTHALRDRGRRWTAAAAFFLGWLILTRVFFGHVLMATAVLCLVLMMIPPWRQKLARALVILGGAFLFCTPYLAYTQAKTGQFLCWSTNSGELLYWMSSHHEGENGHWFGKADVHSLPEVAPLHSEFYKEVHSHSILEREKMFKEAAVANFKENPARVAYNWACNLTRLAFGFPRSHQAEELRTITLILFNGPVIFMAVVAGLLGLRFWRTVPAEVWLLMGFAAFYLGGSTLAPCLPRYFVLMVPVLWLGIAQVWSRHVEVHVVAKPGHRD
- a CDS encoding autotransporter-associated beta strand repeat-containing protein, translated to MNDTPLPWSILRSAFAAVTSLACPLFLTCLPASAATVYWDINGSAAGAGGASPSGTWSSVTEFWNSLADGTGVPAAWTPGNIAAFSAGLDATGPFTVTVDGVQSISGLRFERGQVTLSEGTLSLAADSDAFVASSVQATLNSLLTGSTRFTKTGEGSLTLTGQSSGFTGAMVLQEGTLRAIGPNTHTLGQGTLELNGGTLHLMNNGNITLGRNTTLNGAASIIADGLGTGTAVDTTFTFGTLNVATASSLSVTRGSSITGSLYGRATFGATTLAENLTVNLGERAITTLGAITESGGSRTLVYNGVSSSSSILILNGASTHTGGIIINSGRVYANVANSLGAVGTQTQVNAGTLDLRNANSAVDRHLIYNGTATLNLINNGTVIWNVGSLTHTAGNLTISSGPSSSTNVTPRVHTLSADVALNGNLTLASAVITTFIMKGAVSEVGGISRNVIKSGLGLVRLDNIFSHSGTTTISNGILQLGVDNALPSGAMKGNVSMNPGNALTAVLDLNGFDQTLNGISNSGLGTSRIDNTAAEAVTLTLGAGDASGLFTGAIQNTGGALTLIKTGSGVQALMGTNTYTGGTFVNGGVLVYGNLLAQPATGTTEVAAAGTLGLGVGGTGFYSSADVDALFANTLANVNMAAGASVGIDTTAGDFEYTTSQSAARGLAKTGPNVLTLSGNNTYTGDTLLAGGTLSISSDSSLGAATGALTMFSGTTLRITGSNNPTSTRNITLQGAATFEVTEADNTVTLTSGLNPSGIFTKAGPGTLRLTGNVTNTGNSILSGGMLIPAGIFNTGAGTTTVGSAGSPGTLLLGPGSEYTTTTLAIGTAVNSLGSVIIRGGDVDITTEATSSGVGLGSTGYGGLFMSAGSLTTNRVDSLDGTTPGAVSVIQITGGTLNTRRYIMFRNEHWEFTVKGGEVLRTGEHIALGFRGSATASGAMTVAGGLVDNSGFLVTFGQQNNTTALATTHLNLNGGTLITGQLLHYNNTGTNTTSAVNFNGGLLKASVATSLFLGTTGSGGTSTLKAYVNGAFGSFAGGARIDTNGVNVTIPTPLVAPTGNGVASIPVTAGGSGYIGAPYVEITGGGGTGATASAVVDMDPASLTYGQLLSIVVTNPGIGYTSEPTITLIGGGGSGTVLGTATTAVNTSGGLTKTGEGTLTLSGASTYTGGTFINEGTLALGINNALFASGSVTLDGGVFDLVDFSNSVAGVTLLDGGITGVTGVLTSTSDYDLRQGSVSANLGGSVGLNKTTAGTVALSAASSFTGPVNVTGGTLAFAAADNLGSGGVGNTISVNAATLSYSGSGSMEVGGNRVLTIGAGGAALAASDAAGVVIYSAGVTTVGSGPLTKSGPGTVVLAGTTDLNGGSLMVTEGRLSAGFGTDGIASLTVGSAGNMDFSNGATQTLSGLIGLTLQDGARLGFELDAGFNDSLNALVAASVTGTINLDFFNTGSGVSATTYSLISAPGGLLGGSFVVGQGITGWNLTLNATDTLVSITASQLQQQYWRGGHNSSWAALGSGPVNWTTDAAGLVAASQIPSTGEIVAFSAANAPFTSGSEITTTLDAAFTLGGLIFDSAPAGISAVTLNPGTGGTLTLAPQSSLTGLDVLDNAGAVTISAPLIAMSNQTWLISGTGASLAITGSVEFNQEVIKKGAGTLTLSGPGTGSGGIRMDEGTLNLNSPTAAGSGTLIFATGTSVGNTSAGPVTLTTNNPQVWNESLTFTGSQSLNMGAGAVSLRSNITLSAVTETFTIGGIISDAGNGFGLTKTGPGTLALGGLNSYGGATVLNEGTLVFAANQNLTAATNTLTLGSEPGSTSAFALNLTTGSATFGGPVLVQTNNTVANTVSIGAGQTLQFNSSLTIGYNSELASRTRLTLSGDGTFKIGDVGSPTNAPVQVGNGMTTSISNAGLLDMSGLATFYANLGTGIFRVGDTVNGGGGAGAGGGGSTVILAANSTLIASMISTDSQTLAPQTISLGSGTNSLFANTHRVGGAAARGNGILNFHTSTGTVLIRNSAGNDRAVMTVMSATAATAGALFGTLDFAGHYADILLSSLSVGTRSAGSTGAGTGTFTFDTGILDATTVILGSRTGTTMTSALITGTMNLGGTTAGTEVIFGSLTMGTNTVSSATSTGNTVSTLNISGIGSTDIGTLTMGNLSVTGSAVISSVLRASGITATVNISGSTTTLGSLSMAVNSSNSAIATTAASALNISGGSVSVTGGIHMGATSVNELNIINNEINITGTGSLTVGGDITYTNGIGTENISVTLDGGSLDMGGFGIGSASAPVVFNAGSGSLQNLAALNDGAGLVKTTSGSLIVAGVNAYAGPTTVSDGVFQLGNGTSGSLTGTGLVTVVKTGTDLSAAPVFSGGSNGVLGAGVIAGSVLIGDLDVAGNRGILAPGLGNTATSNQTLIIQGESGLTVAGGSQLQLSITLPTLNDSDLLAALSSGTQASVLAYILDASPTWVTGAPDAFGDHDYIQMTTGPLYLGSRDGGLGNGTVSILDHGYSSVAEAGDVFNLLDWTGLMGGSFNANGTQYSIGGIHGDFDLPSLPGNLAWDTSAFTSHGVLAVIIVPEPGHMQLLLLGLFGILHHRRRPARRQP